GTGGGGGAGAGGGTGCGGGCGGTGGTGGACCCGAAAAGGCGGGACACCGAGCGGAACCACACCGCCACCCACCTCCTCCACGCGGCGCTAAGGGCCGTGCTGGGTCCCCACGTGCGCCAGGCGGGAAGCCTCGTGGCCCCGGACCGCCTCCGCTTTGACTTCACCCACCCCGAGGCCCTCACCGGAGAGGAGCTTGAGCGGATAGAGCTCCTGGTGAACCGCTGGATCCTGGCGGACTTCCCCGTCACCTGGCGCTACCTGCCCCTGGAGGAGGCCAGGAAGGAGGGGGCCATGGCCCTCTTCGGGGAGAAGTACGGGGAAGTGGTCCGGGTGGTGCGGGTGGAGGGGAGCCCCCTAGAGGGCCTCGAGTCCAAGGAGCTCTGCGGGGGCACCCACGTGCGCCGCACCGGGGAGATCGGGGCCTTCCTCATCCGGGGCGAGGAGGCGGTCTCCGCCGGGGTGCGCCGCATAGAGGCCGTCACCGGGGAGGGGGCCATCCGCTTCGCCCGGGGGGCCCTCTCCCGCCTGAAGGCCCTGACGGAGCGGCTGGAAGTGGGGGAGGCCGCCATAGAGGAGCGCCTGGAGAAGCTCCTCGCCGAGCTTCGGGCCAAGGAGAAGGAGGTGGAAGGCCTCAAGGCCCGGCTGGTCCAGGCGGCCTTGGGCGGGGGCGGGGGCCTGGCCCTGGAGGAGAAGGGGGGGCTTAGGTGGGCCGCCCTGAAGCTTCCCGGCCTGGACCTGGCGGCTCTTCGCCAGGCGGCGGACGACCTGGTGGGGCGGGGGGCCGACGTGGCCCTGGTCCTCTCCGGGGGGCAGGCGGTCCTGAAGCTCTCCAAACGGGCCCAGGAGAAGGGCCTCGAGGCGGGAAGCCTCTTCCGGGCCCTTGCGGAGCGGGCCGGGGGTCGGGGCGGGGGCAAGGGGGCCTTGGCCCAGGGCGGGGGGCTGGACCCCGAGCGGGCCAGGCTGGTCCTTCCCGAGCTCCTCCCGTAGAATGGGGGCATGGTCCTCCTAAGCGTTTTGGCGGTGGCCCTCTCCTGGGCCCTCTTCGCCCTCGTCTTCGGCCGCTACCGGAGCCGGCCCTCCCTGCACAACGCCTTCTATAGCCTGGGCCTCCTCCTCTTCGCCTTGGCGGTTTCCGCGGAGCTCCTCGCCCGCCTCCAGGGAGCCTGGAGCCCCTTTCTCTACCGGCTCTGGTACTTCGCCGGGGCCACGCACGGGGTGACCTTCCTTGGCCTCGGGAGCCTGGCCCTCCTGAACCCCAGGGCCGCCAAGGGCCTTCTCCTCCTCCTTTCCCCTTTGATCCTCTTTGGCCTCTACCTGGTGGCCACGGCCCCCCTGGACTTTGCCCGGCTCCCCGAGCCCTACACCCCCTCCGGGGCCGCCTTCCCGCCCCCGGGCCCCACCTCCCCCAGGCTCTGGACCATCCCCTTCAACCTCCTGGGCACGGCCCTCATGGCGGGGGTGGCCCTCTACACCACCCTCCTCTTCTGGCGCAAAAACCCCCTGAGGGCCCAGGGCACGGCCCTCATCTTCCTCGCCGCCCTCGTCCTGGCCTCCACCAGCACCCTGAACCGCCTGGGGGTGGTGGGCCTCGAGGAGGCGGGGCGGGCCTTCGGGGTGAGCCTCCTCTACCTGGGGGTGGTCCTGGCGGACAGAAGCGTGCAGCATGCGGGTGGGCGCGCTTGACGTGGGGGAGGCCAGGATCGGCCTGGCCGTGGGGGAGGAGGGGCTTCCCTTCGCCTCTGGCCGGGGGTATCTCGTGCGCCGGGGCCTGGAGGAGGACGTGGAGGCCCTTTTGGACTTCGTACGCCGGGAGGGCCTTGCCAAGCTCATCGTGGGCCTTCCCCTGCGCACGGACCTCAAGGAGAGCGCCCAGGCGGCCCGGGTCCTCCCCCTGGTGGAGGCCCTGAGGGCCCGGGGGGTGGAGGTGGAGCTTTGGGACGAGCGCTACACCACCAAGGCGGCCCTGGCCCGCCTGCGGCACGCCCCCAGGCGGGTGCGGCGGGAGAAGGGCAAGCTAGACGAGATGAGCGCGGTGGTCCTTTTGGAGGGGTACCTTGCCCAAGGGCCCTAGGCTATGGCTTCTTTGGGGGGTGGTGGCCTTTTTCCTCACCTTCGCCCTCCTCCTCCTCTACGCCCTCTGGCTCCTGGGCCCCACGGGCAAGGAGGCTACGGTGCGCATCCCCAGGGGGACTACGGGGGCGGAGGCAGCCCGGATCCTGGAGGAGGCAGGGCTCCTGCGTTCCGGCTACCTTTTCTCCGCCTACCTGCGCTTTTCCGGCAGGGCCAAGCGCCTCATCCCCGGGGTCTACCGCCTCCAGGGCGAGGGGGCCTTCCGCCTGGCCCGGGCCCTCACCGGCGGGGAGAGGCCCCTCACCGTCACCCTTACCTTCCCCGAGGGCATGCGGGCGGTGGACTACGCCGAGAGGCTTGCCCGGGCGGGCCTGGATGGGGAGGGCTTCTTGCGGTTGGTGGAAAGCCCCGGGGCCCTGAAGCCCCCTTACGTGGAGGGCAGGGGCCTCGAGGGCTACCTCTTCCCCGCCACCTACCCCTTCGACCTCCTCGCCACCCCCGAGGAGGTCCTCCGGGCCATGCTCCGCCGCTTTGAGGCCGAGCTCACCCCCCCGGTGCGGAGGCTTTTGGAGGAGCGGGGGCTTTCCGTTCACGCCTGGGTGACCCTGGCCTCCATCGTCCAGGTGGAGGCGGGAAGCGAAGGGGAGATGCCCAAGATCGCCGGGGTCTTCCTCAACCGGCTGGAAAGGGGCATGCCCCTCCAGGCGGACCCCACCGTGGCCTACGCCCTGGGCAAGGCCCTGCCCGAGCTCTCCCGCCCCGCTGGGGACTTCGCCGTGGACTCCCCCTACAACACCTACCGCTACCCGGGCCTCCCCCCGGGGCCCATCGCCAACCCGGGGCGGGCAGCCCTTGTCGCCGTGCTAAACCCCGTGCGCGCCGACGGGAGAGGCCGCCCCTACCTCTACTTCTTCCACGCCAGGGGGCGGCTTTTCCTAAACGTGGACTACGAGGGGCACCTGAGGGACCTCGCCCGTTACCGCTACGCCTCCCCGTGACGGAGGAGCCTGAGCTGGGCGTAGGCGAAGAGGAGGGTGAGGAGGAGGATGACCACGGTCACCGCCGCGGCGTAGCCCAGGCGGAAGCTCTCAAAGCCCGTCTCGTAGAGGTAGTAGCCCAGGACCCGGGTGGCCCCGAAAGGCCCTCCCCGGGTGAGGAGGAAGACGGCGGCGTAGGACTGGAGGGAGAGGATGGTCCCCACCACCACCAGGAAGGCCACCGCAGGCCGCATGAGGGGGAGGACCACGTGGCGGAAGGCCTCAAAGGGCCCCGCTCCGTCCACGTAGGCGGCCTCGAGGAGCCCCCTGGGGATGGCCTTGAGCCGGGCCGAGGCCACCAGGACCCCGTAGCCCAGGTGCCGCCACAGGGTGAAGAGGACGACCATGACCAAGGCCCAGAACCCGTCCCGGTCCCAGGGGGGGATGGGGAGGAACTGGGCCAGGGCCCCGTACTCCGGGGTGAAGAGGGTGTACCAGCTCAGGGTGGCCCCGCCCAGGGTGACCAAACCCGGGAGGAAGAGAAGGCCCTTGGCGAAGCGCTCGTAGGGGGCCCCTTCCAGGGCCACGGCCAGGGCCAGGGATAGCCCCACGAAGAGGGGCAGGGCCAGGGCCATGAACTTCAGGGTGACCCAGAGGCTTCCCCAAAAGGCAGGGTCCCGGAGGAGGTCCTGGTAGTTCCCTAGGCCCACGGGCCTGGGGTCGGCGAGGCCGGACCAGTCCCAGGTGGAGAAGCGGAGGACGTCCAAAAAGGGGTAGAGGACGAAGACCCCTAGGCTGAGGAGGGCGGGGAGGGAGAAGAGGGCGAGGGGGAGCTTCCGCCGCACGGGGCTACCAGAGGTAGAGGAGGCTTAGGAGGAAGGGGTAGCGGTCTGAGGTGGAAGCTTCCAAGGCCAGGGGCTCCAGGTAGAGGCGGAAGCCCACCCCCCAGGCCAGGTGGAAGCCCCCCTGGTACCCCAGGCCCAGGGTCCCCGAGAGGGCCCCGCCCGGGACCTCGAGGCTCAAGAGGGGCCCCAGATGGACCCCAAAGGGGTAGCGGAGGTCCAGGCCCAAGCCCACCGAGGTGTAGAGGTCGGCGAGGACAAGCCCGGGGAAGAGGTTGGCCTTGAGGAGGGCGTAGACCTCGGGGTTTTGGGAGAGGAGGACCTGGAGGTCAAGGCCGGTGTCGATCCCCAGGGGGCTGAAGGGGAGTACGAGGCTTCCCTGGAGGTAGAAGCCCTTGTCCGGGGCGTAGCCGAAGCCGGCGGTGTTCTCCGGGTAGACCGGGGCCTGGGCCAGGGCCAGGCCCAGGAGGAGGCCGAGGATCGGGAGGCGCTTCATATCCCCCCCATCCTACCAGGTACCATGGGGCCCATGGCAGCCCCCTTTGCCCTGGAGCCCTTCCCCGGCCTCCTTCCCACCGTGGAAGTTCCCCTCCTCGTCCTGGTGGGCCTCACGGGGGTGGGGAAGAGCACCCTGGCGGAGGCCCTCGGCTTGCCCCGGCTTCCCGACCGCCGGGCGCTCGTGGACCGCTACGTCCTCCCCCGCTACGGGGCGAGGCCCCCCATTCCCCGGGAGGAGCGCTTCCGCCTCACCCGCCGCTTCCGGGAGGAGTTCCCCGGGGGTGTGGCCGAGGTCCTCGCCCGGGGGTACGTGGCCCCTGCTCCTCTCCTCCTCTTTGACGGGCTTAGGGGGGAGAAGGAGGTGGCCTTCGCCCTGGAGCGCCTGCCCAAGGCCCTCTTTGTCCTCCTCCACGCCCGGGAGGCCACCCGCCTGAGGCGCCTCCTCGCCCGCCAGGACGCCTTTGACCGGGTGGCCCTCTCCCCGGAGGAGGCCGGGAGGCTCCATGAGCTCGCCCAGGGGGTCCTCTCCCCGGCGGAGCTCAGGGAGGCCTTGGCCCTGGCCCCGGCGGAGGAGGTCCTGGCCAGGCTCAAGATCGTGGCCGAGGAGAAGAGGAACTACGACCCGGAAGGCCCCTTGCGCCTCCTAAGGGGCCACCCCCGGGCCCTCCTCCTGGACACGGAGGCCCTGGACCTGGAGGGGGAGGTGCGGGCGGTGCGGGCCTTCCTCGAGGCCCGGGGCTTCTAGAATGGGCCTTATGGCGACCGTCAAGGACCTCCGCCTTATCCCCTTCCGCATCCCCCTGAAGGCCCCCTTGCGCTGGGGGAAGGCCTCGGAGATGGAGGCCCTAGAGCACGCCCTCCTGGAGGTGGAGCTTTCCGATGGCTCCCTGGGCCGGGCCGAGGTGGCCATCAGGCCCACCATCTACGGGGAGACCCTGGGGAGCGCGGAGGCGGGGCTGGCCTACCTCAGGCCCAGGCTCCTTGGCCTCGAGGCCGACGACCATGAGGCCATCCGCGCGGTTTTGGAGGCTTTCCCCTGCAACCACGCCCTCAAAGGGGCCCTGGACCTGGCCCTCTGGGAGGCCTGGGCCCGGAGCGAGGGGGAGGAGCTCCACCAGGTCCTGAGGCCCGCCAAGCACCGGGTGCGGGTGGCCTATATCCTGGGGTTGGCCTCGGAGGAGGAGGCCCTTGCCGATGCCCGGATGGCCTACGGGGCGGGGGTCAGGGTCTTCAAGGTCAAGGTGGGCCGGGACCTGGAGGGGGACACGAGGAGGATCCGGCGCCTCAAGGAGGCCTTCCCCGACGCCGACCTCTACGCCGACGCCAACGAGAGCCTAAGCCCCAAGGAGGCGGAGGCCTACCTCCTGGCCTGGAGGGAGCTCGGCCTCCTCTACGTGGAGGAGCCCCTGCCCACAGAGGAGGTGGAGGCGAGGCGTAGGCTCAAGGAGAGGGGCATCCTCCCCCTCATCGCCGACGACAGCGCCATGACCCCCAAGGACCTCAGGCGGGAGCTAGGCCTGGACACCTTTGACCTCCTCAACCTCAAGCCCGCCCGCACCGGGGCCACCTGGACCCTGGAGATGCTCGCCCTGGCCCGGGAGAGGGGCAAGAGGGCCATGGTGGGAAGCCAGGCCCAGAGTAGCTTTGGGGCCTACCACTCCGCCCTCCTCGCCTTCCAGCAAGGGGTCACCGGGCCCAACGAGCTCGCCTTCCACCTCAAGGCGGAAGGGGGCTTCCTGGACTTCCCCGCCTTCAGGGAGGGGTGGCTCCACTGGGAAGACCTCGTGGAGGCCCGCTTTGACGAGGGGGCCTTCCAGAGGTACGCCCTATAGGAGGGCCAGGGCCTCCCAGAAGTCCCTTAAGACCCCCTGGGCCCCGGCGGCGAGGAGGGCCTCCCTGGGGTGCCCCGTGAGGAGGGCGTAGGTGGGGATGCCCGCACCCAAGGCGCTTTCCACCCCGGAAGGGGAGTCCTCAAAGGCCAGGGCCTCCTCCGGCCCCACCCCCAGGCGCTCCAGGGCCACCCGGTAGGGGAGGGGGTCGGGCTTGCCCCGGCCCACCTCCTCCGCCAGGACCAGGAGGGGTGGGTTCAAGCCCAGGGCCTTCAGCACGTGGTGGGCGTTCTCCTTGGGGGCGTTGGTGACCACGGCCCAGGGGAGGCCCTTTTTCTGGGCTAAATCCAGAAGCTCCCCTAGGCCCGGGGTGGGCTTAAGGCCTTGGGCCAGTTCCCGGAAGTGAGCCTCCTTGGCCTCTATGAGCCTCCCAGCCTCCTCCCCTTCCATGCCCAAGAGGTCCCGCACGATCTCGGGGTTTAGGCGGCCGGAGATCCTCTTCCGGTAAAACTCCGGGTCCACCTCGAGGCCAAAGGACCTCAAGACCTCCCGCCAGGCTAGGAGGTGCAGGGGGTCCGTGTCCACCAAGGTGCCGTCCAGGTCCAAGAGGAGGGCCCTAACCATCTTTCTCCAAAACGCTTACCAGGAAGAATAGCCCCAGGGCGAGGCCCAGGAGCCCGAAGGGAATGCCTGGAAGGGGCAGAAGGGCGAAGAGGGCGGGCACGAGGGTGCTCCCTCCCGCCCCGGCGTAGAGGAGGTGCCCCAAAGCCCGGTGGCCGTACCGGGCCTGGACCAAGGCGAAGAGCGTGGAGAAGAGGGGGCCCAGGAGGAAGCCCGCCAGGGGGAAGAGGAGGGCGGTGGGGGGAAGAGGTTGAGGAGGAGGAGAAGGGTCACCCCCAAAAGGAGCCCCTTTAGGACCAAGAGGGGTCTCTGGGCCACCAGGCCCGCCAGGAGGAGCCTCCCCAGGGCCAGGAAAAGCCAGTAGAGGGAGAGGAGGATCCCGCCCGTGGCCGTGGCATAGCCCAGGCCCTCCAGCCAGACCCGGTTCCAGGTGGCCAGGGCCCCCTCGAGGCCGGTATAGAGGGCCACGGCTAGGAGGAAGGGGAGGAGCCCTTGGGCGCCTCCCCGAGCGAGGCTCTTGACCGGCGGGGCCTCCCAGACCAAGAGGGCGGCCAGGAGGGCCAAGAGGCCTGCCAGGAGGAGAAGGGCGGCGTAGGGCAAAAGGGTGAGGGCCAAGGGGGTGAAAACCGCCCCCAGGCCGAAGCCCACGTTCACCCGGTTCACCGACTCCACCCGCCTTTCGGGAAAGAGCTCCCCCACCAGGCTGTTCCCGTGCACGTTCAGCACCCCCTGGGCCAGGCCCACGGGGAAGGCTAAGGCCACCACCCAGACGAACGCCGGGGCCAAGGCTACCCCTAAGAAGGCTAGGGCCAGGAGGAGGAGGGCCCCGGGAAGGAGGGGGTGGCGCCTCTCCCCCTGGGCCAGGCGTATCCCCAGGAAGAGCCCAAGGAGGAGGGCGGCGAAGAAGGAGGAGACCTCCCTCCCCACCCCGAAGGCCTCCCGCCAATGGGGGAGGGCAGCCCCAGGCAGGGCCACGATCACCCCCACCAGGAAGAGGGAGAGGAAGGCGCCAAAGAAAAAGCGCACGCCCGCCATTCTTCACCCTTCCTGAACTCCCAGTCAATAATGGGAAGCATGAAGGACGCTTTGGAAAGGGCCCTATCCGGGGAGGGGTTCTTCGCCTTCCCCGGGCTTCTCCTCCTTGCGGGCCCCGATGCCTTCGGTTTCCTCCAGGGCCAGGCCACCCGGGACTTGAGGCGGCTAGGGGCCCCTTCGGGGGTTCTCTTCCTGAACCATAAGGGCCAGATTGAGGAGGCCGCCACCCTCTTTCCCCACGCCGAGGGCTTCCTTCTCGCCCCCTGGGGGACGCTCTCGGGCCTCAAGGCCCGGCTCCAGCGCTACATCGTCTTTGACCGGGTGGAGCTTTTGGAGCTTCCCCTCTTCCGCCTCCTCCACGCCGACGGCCGGGAGGAGGTGGCGGAGAGGGGGGAAGGGGGGCTTCCCCTCGAGGTCTTCCCCGTTTACGCCCTTCTCAAAGGGGTGCCCCTCCTTGGGGACATCCAGGGGGAGCTCCCCCAGAGCGTGGGGCTTCTCCACCTGGTGGACTACGGCAAGGGGTGCTACGTGGGCCAGGAGATCATGGCCCGCACCGAGGGGAAGGAGGTTCCCTACCGCCTGGTGGGCCTGAAGGCCCTGAGGGCTGGGGAGGTGGGGGAGCTCTTCCTGGAGGGGAAGCGGGTGGGGGAGATCAAGCGCCTGGAAAGGACGCCTTTCGGCCTTCTCGGCCTGGGGCTCGTGCGCAAGGAGGTACCCTTGGGAGGCGCGGTGACGGGGGGTGGGGGGGAGTACCTCCTCCTCCCATACCCCTTTGCGGAGGCCCTATGGAGCGGGCAGAGATCATCGGGGTAGGCACCGAGCTCATCTACGGGGAGACCCTGGACACCAACACCCAGGAGATCGCCAAAAGCCTCGAGCCCTACGCCCTCAAGGTGGAGAGGACCCTGAGGGTGGTGGACGAGGTTTCCCCCTTGGCCCGGGAGGTGGCCGAGGCCTGGGCAAGGGCCCGCCTCCTCGTCCTCTCCGGGGGGCTGGGGCCCACCCCGGACGACGTGACCCGGGAGGCCGTGGCCCTGGCCCTGGGGGAGCCCCTGGAGCTGGACGAGGCCATGCTCTCCCGCATTGAGGCCCTCTTCCGCGCCCGGGGCCGCCCTATGCCCCAGGCCAACCGCAAGCAGGCCCTGAGGATCCCCTCCGCCCGCTGGCTGGAAAACCCCCGGGGCACCGCCCCCGGCTGGTGGGTGCGGAAGGAAGGGAAGGACCTGGTCCTCCTCCCAGGGCCGCCCCCCGAGTGGCGGCCCATGTGGCGGGAGGTGCTCCGGGGGCTTTCCCTGCCCAGGAGGGCTTACGCCAAGCGGGTGCTGAAGACCTGGGGCCTGGGGGAGTCGGATATCGTGGAGCGGCTGGGGGGGCTTTTCCTCCGGGGAAAGGAGGTGGAGGTGGGCACCTACCCCAAGCTCCACGGGGTGGAGGTGGTGGTGCGGGGCCGGGAGGATCTGGTGGCCGATCTCTCCGAGAGGATCAGGAAAAAACTCCTCAAGGAGGTCTGGGGCGAGGGGGAGATGACCCTGGCCGAGGCGGTGAAACGGCGCCTGGAGCTAGAGGGGGCCACCCTTTCCACCATGGAGAGCCTCACCGGAGGGCTCCTGGGGGCGGAGATCACCCGCCTTCCCGGGGCCAGCCGCTTCTACCTAGGGGGCGTGGTATCCTATTCCGTAGGGGCCAAGGCCCGCTTCGGTGTGCCGGAGGAGCGCCTCGCCAAGACGGTCTCCGCCGAGACAGCCAAGGCCATGGCGGAGGCCGCCCGGGCACTTTTCGGCTCCACCTACGCTCTTTCCACTACGGGCGTGGCGGGGCCCGACCCCTTGGAAGGGGAGGCCGTGGGCACGGTCTACGTAGCCCTGGCCGGACCCGAGGGGGTGGAGGCCAGGCGGTACCGCTTTCCCGGGGACCGTGAGGTGGTGAGGCTTCGGAGCGTGTACGCCGCCCTAGCCCTTTTTGTAACATGAGGCTCTTCTACGCCATTTTTCTACCGGAAGACGTGCGGCGGGTCCTGGTGGAGGCCCAGGGAAAGGTTTCCCGCTACAAGGGCTGGAAGGAGGTCCCTCCCCACCAGCTCCACCTCACCCTCCTCTTCCTAGGGGAGAGGCCCGAGGAAGACCTCGAGAATCTCGTTGCCCTAGGCCACCGCCTGGGGCGGCAGGTGCCCCCCTTTTGGGCGAGGCTCAAGGGCACCGGCTACTTCCCCAACGAGGGCACGCCTCGGGTCTGGTTCGCCAAGGCCGAGGGGGAAGGCTTTGGCCCCCTGGCCCAGGGCCTGCGGGAGGGGGTGAGGGAGCTCCTAGGGGAAGGGGCCCTGGAGGCGGAGGGGGATAGGGCCTTCAAGCCCCACATCACCCTGGCCCGGCGCAAGGCCCCCGCCCCCCGGGTCCCCCCGCTGGTCTTCGGCCTCACCTGGCCCGTGGAAGTCTTCGCCCTGGTGCGTTCGGAGCTTAGGCCTAAGGGACCCGTCTACACGATCCTGGAGAGATTCCCCTTGCGAGGTGAACATGGACGAAAACAGGAAGAGAGCCCTGGAGAACGCCCTGAAGACCATTGAGAAGGAGTTCGGCAAGGGTGCGGTTATGCGCCTAGGGGAGATGCCTAGGCAACAGGTGGACGTGATCCCCACGGGCTCCTTAGGCCTGGACCTGGCCCTCGGCATCGGGGGGATTCCCCGGGGGCGGGTCATCGAGATCTACGGGCCGGAATCCGGGGGCAAGACCACCCTGGCCCTCACCATCATCGCCCAGGCCCAGAAGCAGGGGGGAGTGGCGGCCTTCGTGGATGCGGAGCACGCCCTGGACCCCTTGTACGCCGCCAAGCTTGGGGTGAAGGTGGAGGACCTCCTGGTCTCCCAGCCGGACACCGGGGAGCAGGCCCTGGAGATCGTGGAGCTCCTGGCCCGCTCGGGGGCGGTGGACGTCATCGTGGTGGACTCTGTGGCTGCTTTGGTGCCCAAGGCGGAGATCGAGGGGGAGATGGGCGACCAACACGTAGGCCTTCAGGCTAGGCTCATGAGCCAGGCCCTGAGGAAGCTCACCGCTGTCCTCTCCAAAAGCAACACCGCTGCCATCTTCATCAACCAGGTGCGGGAGAAGGTGGGGGTTATGTACGGGAACCCCGAGACCACCCCTGGGGGAAGGGCCCTCAAGTTTTACTCCAGCGTCCGCCTGGACGTGCGCAAAAGCGGCCAGCCCATCAAGGTCGGCAACGAGGCCGTGGGCATCAAGGTGAAGGTAAAGGTGGTGAAGAACAAGTTGGCCCCGCCCTTCCGGGAAGCCGAGCTGGAAATCTACTTCGGCCGGGGCTTGGACCCGGTCATGGACCTGGTCAACGTAGCCGTGGCGGCAGGGGTCGTGGAGAAGGCCGGCTCCTGGTTCTCCTACGGGGAGCACCGCCTGGGCCAGGGCAAGGAGAAGGCGGTGGAGTATCTCCGGGAGCGCCCCGAACTCCTGGAGGAGGTCCGGGCCAGGGTGCTGGAGCGGGCGGGCGAGGTGGTCCTTTCCGCCAGCGAGGAAGAGGGGGAGTAGATGAGCCTTCTGGACCTGGTGCTTTTGCTCCTGGTCCTGGCCCTCCTTGCGGCCCTCTTCCTTCGGCGCAGGGGGGAGGAGCAGGCTAAGGAGGAGGCGAGGGAGATCCTGGAGGCCGCCCGCCGGGAGGCCAGGGAGATCCTGGACGCGGCCCGTCAAGAGGCCAAGGCCCTCCGCGAAGAAGGGGAGGGCCGGATCCAGGCCCTCCGCCGGGAACTGGAGAAGGAGATGGGGGCCCGGGCCGAGGCCCTGGAAAGGGAGGCCAAAAGGCGCCTGGCCGAGACCGAGGAGCGCCTCAAGGCCGAGCGGGAGGAGCTGAGGGGGGAAAGGGAGCGCCTCAAGGCCGAGCGGGAGGAGCTCCGCCGGGAGGCGGAAAGGCTTTCCAAACGGGGCGAGGCTCTGGACGCCCGGGCCCTCAAGCTGGACGCCCTGGAGGAGGCCCTAAAGGCCAAGGAGGCCGGGCTCGTCCAGCGGGAGAAGGAGATCGAGCAAAGGCTCCACCAGGTGGCGGGCCTCTCCCCCGAGGAGGCGAGGAGGCTCATCCTGGAGAGGCTGGACCAGGAGCTGGAGGAGGAGAAGGCGGCCCGGGTGCGGGCCGCCTTGGAGAGGGCCCGGGCAGAGGCCCGGCGCGAGGCCCAGAAGATCCTGGCCCAGGCCATGCAGCGCCAGGCCTCGGAGACCGCGGCCCAGCTCTCCGTTTCCGTGGTCCCCATCCCCTCCGATGCCATGAAGGGGCGGATCATCGGCCGCGAGGGGCGGAACATCCGCACCTTTGAGGCCCTCACCGGGGTGGACCTGATCATCGACGACACCCCGGAGGCGGTCCTCCTCTCCTCCTTCAACCCCGTGCGCCGGGAGATCGCCCGCATGGCCCTGGAGGAGCTTCTCCAGGACGGGCGCATCCACCCAGGCCGCAT
The genomic region above belongs to Thermus sediminis and contains:
- the ruvX gene encoding Holliday junction resolvase RuvX; amino-acid sequence: MRVGALDVGEARIGLAVGEEGLPFASGRGYLVRRGLEEDVEALLDFVRREGLAKLIVGLPLRTDLKESAQAARVLPLVEALRARGVEVELWDERYTTKAALARLRHAPRRVRREKGKLDEMSAVVLLEGYLAQGP
- the mltG gene encoding endolytic transglycosylase MltG, with translation MPKGPRLWLLWGVVAFFLTFALLLLYALWLLGPTGKEATVRIPRGTTGAEAARILEEAGLLRSGYLFSAYLRFSGRAKRLIPGVYRLQGEGAFRLARALTGGERPLTVTLTFPEGMRAVDYAERLARAGLDGEGFLRLVESPGALKPPYVEGRGLEGYLFPATYPFDLLATPEEVLRAMLRRFEAELTPPVRRLLEERGLSVHAWVTLASIVQVEAGSEGEMPKIAGVFLNRLERGMPLQADPTVAYALGKALPELSRPAGDFAVDSPYNTYRYPGLPPGPIANPGRAALVAVLNPVRADGRGRPYLYFFHARGRLFLNVDYEGHLRDLARYRYASP
- a CDS encoding carbohydrate ABC transporter permease; this encodes MRRKLPLALFSLPALLSLGVFVLYPFLDVLRFSTWDWSGLADPRPVGLGNYQDLLRDPAFWGSLWVTLKFMALALPLFVGLSLALAVALEGAPYERFAKGLLFLPGLVTLGGATLSWYTLFTPEYGALAQFLPIPPWDRDGFWALVMVVLFTLWRHLGYGVLVASARLKAIPRGLLEAAYVDGAGPFEAFRHVVLPLMRPAVAFLVVVGTILSLQSYAAVFLLTRGGPFGATRVLGYYLYETGFESFRLGYAAAVTVVILLLTLLFAYAQLRLLRHGEA
- a CDS encoding bioflim formation protein, with protein sequence MKRLPILGLLLGLALAQAPVYPENTAGFGYAPDKGFYLQGSLVLPFSPLGIDTGLDLQVLLSQNPEVYALLKANLFPGLVLADLYTSVGLGLDLRYPFGVHLGPLLSLEVPGGALSGTLGLGYQGGFHLAWGVGFRLYLEPLALEASTSDRYPFLLSLLYLW
- a CDS encoding DEAD/DEAH box helicase family protein yields the protein MAAPFALEPFPGLLPTVEVPLLVLVGLTGVGKSTLAEALGLPRLPDRRALVDRYVLPRYGARPPIPREERFRLTRRFREEFPGGVAEVLARGYVAPAPLLLFDGLRGEKEVAFALERLPKALFVLLHAREATRLRRLLARQDAFDRVALSPEEAGRLHELAQGVLSPAELREALALAPAEEVLARLKIVAEEKRNYDPEGPLRLLRGHPRALLLDTEALDLEGEVRAVRAFLEARGF
- a CDS encoding enolase C-terminal domain-like protein, producing the protein MATVKDLRLIPFRIPLKAPLRWGKASEMEALEHALLEVELSDGSLGRAEVAIRPTIYGETLGSAEAGLAYLRPRLLGLEADDHEAIRAVLEAFPCNHALKGALDLALWEAWARSEGEELHQVLRPAKHRVRVAYILGLASEEEALADARMAYGAGVRVFKVKVGRDLEGDTRRIRRLKEAFPDADLYADANESLSPKEAEAYLLAWRELGLLYVEEPLPTEEVEARRRLKERGILPLIADDSAMTPKDLRRELGLDTFDLLNLKPARTGATWTLEMLALARERGKRAMVGSQAQSSFGAYHSALLAFQQGVTGPNELAFHLKAEGGFLDFPAFREGWLHWEDLVEARFDEGAFQRYAL
- a CDS encoding HAD family hydrolase yields the protein MVRALLLDLDGTLVDTDPLHLLAWREVLRSFGLEVDPEFYRKRISGRLNPEIVRDLLGMEGEEAGRLIEAKEAHFRELAQGLKPTPGLGELLDLAQKKGLPWAVVTNAPKENAHHVLKALGLNPPLLVLAEEVGRGKPDPLPYRVALERLGVGPEEALAFEDSPSGVESALGAGIPTYALLTGHPREALLAAGAQGVLRDFWEALALL
- a CDS encoding YgfZ family protein, producing MKDALERALSGEGFFAFPGLLLLAGPDAFGFLQGQATRDLRRLGAPSGVLFLNHKGQIEEAATLFPHAEGFLLAPWGTLSGLKARLQRYIVFDRVELLELPLFRLLHADGREEVAERGEGGLPLEVFPVYALLKGVPLLGDIQGELPQSVGLLHLVDYGKGCYVGQEIMARTEGKEVPYRLVGLKALRAGEVGELFLEGKRVGEIKRLERTPFGLLGLGLVRKEVPLGGAVTGGGGEYLLLPYPFAEALWSGQRSSG
- a CDS encoding CinA family nicotinamide mononucleotide deamidase-related protein, encoding MERAEIIGVGTELIYGETLDTNTQEIAKSLEPYALKVERTLRVVDEVSPLAREVAEAWARARLLVLSGGLGPTPDDVTREAVALALGEPLELDEAMLSRIEALFRARGRPMPQANRKQALRIPSARWLENPRGTAPGWWVRKEGKDLVLLPGPPPEWRPMWREVLRGLSLPRRAYAKRVLKTWGLGESDIVERLGGLFLRGKEVEVGTYPKLHGVEVVVRGREDLVADLSERIRKKLLKEVWGEGEMTLAEAVKRRLELEGATLSTMESLTGGLLGAEITRLPGASRFYLGGVVSYSVGAKARFGVPEERLAKTVSAETAKAMAEAARALFGSTYALSTTGVAGPDPLEGEAVGTVYVALAGPEGVEARRYRFPGDREVVRLRSVYAALALFVT
- the thpR gene encoding RNA 2',3'-cyclic phosphodiesterase is translated as MRLFYAIFLPEDVRRVLVEAQGKVSRYKGWKEVPPHQLHLTLLFLGERPEEDLENLVALGHRLGRQVPPFWARLKGTGYFPNEGTPRVWFAKAEGEGFGPLAQGLREGVRELLGEGALEAEGDRAFKPHITLARRKAPAPRVPPLVFGLTWPVEVFALVRSELRPKGPVYTILERFPLRGEHGRKQEESPGERPEDH
- the recA gene encoding recombinase RecA; the encoded protein is MDENRKRALENALKTIEKEFGKGAVMRLGEMPRQQVDVIPTGSLGLDLALGIGGIPRGRVIEIYGPESGGKTTLALTIIAQAQKQGGVAAFVDAEHALDPLYAAKLGVKVEDLLVSQPDTGEQALEIVELLARSGAVDVIVVDSVAALVPKAEIEGEMGDQHVGLQARLMSQALRKLTAVLSKSNTAAIFINQVREKVGVMYGNPETTPGGRALKFYSSVRLDVRKSGQPIKVGNEAVGIKVKVKVVKNKLAPPFREAELEIYFGRGLDPVMDLVNVAVAAGVVEKAGSWFSYGEHRLGQGKEKAVEYLRERPELLEEVRARVLERAGEVVLSASEEEGE